A genomic window from Vigna radiata var. radiata cultivar VC1973A unplaced genomic scaffold, Vradiata_ver6 scaffold_169, whole genome shotgun sequence includes:
- the LOC106779833 gene encoding hemK methyltransferase family member 2, whose amino-acid sequence MASYKELPRTAQIRLVSSHQEVYEPCDDSFALVDALLADRSNLLEHHPSLCMEIGCGSGYVITSLALILGQEGYGVNYIATDINPHAVEVTQKTMEAHGVGAELVITDIAAGLEERLAGLVDVMVVNPPYVPTPEDEVGVEGITSSWAGGENGRSVIDKILPVADRLLSEKGWLYMVTLTANNPSEICQQMRKKGYGSKIVIQRSTEEESLHIIKFWRDFDIGKDEPNQSASGFIGSLLTHIPLFSFWRRTNSDKC is encoded by the exons ATG GCTTCATACAAAGAATTACCAAGAACTGCTCAAATTCGCCTTGTAAGTTCCCATCAGGAGGTTTATGAGCCATGTGATGATTCTTTTGCACTGGTTGATGCTCTTCTAGCTGATCGCAGTAACCTGCTGGAACATCATCCATCATTGTGCATGGAGATAGGCTGTGGAAGTGGATATGTCATCACTTCCCTTGCTCTTATTCTGGGGCAGGAAGGTTATGGGGTCAACTATATTGCGACCGATATCAACCCTCATGCAGTGGAGGTGACCCAAAAGACTATGGAAGCACATGGGGTTGGTGCTGAGTTGGTAATAACAGATATTGCAGCTGGACTAGAGGAGCGTTTGGCAGGATTGGTTGATGTTATGGTTGTGAACCCTCCTTATGTGCCTACCCCTGAAGACGAAGTTGGTGTTGAAGGCATTACCTCATCTTGGGCCGGCGGGGAGAACGGCCGAAGTGTTATTGATAAGATTTTGCCGGTTGCAGACCGCCTTTTGTCAGAAAAGGGATGGCTATACATGGTGACCCTCACTGCAAACAATCCTTCTGAGATATGCCAacaaatgagaaagaaaggataTGGTTCTAAGATTGTTATCCAAAGATCCACAGAGGAAGAAAGTCTCCATATCATCAAGTTCTGGCGGGATTTTGATATTGGAAAGGATGAACCAAACCAATCTGCTTCTGGGTTCATAGGCTCCTTGCTTACACATAttcctttattttcattttggagACGCACCAATAGTGACAAGTGttga
- the LOC106779840 gene encoding GDSL esterase/lipase At2g03980-like — MHGKPTGRATNGKTVADFRGNKSFAFFLLTEITLRFKTMYGLGARKFIVNNIPPAGCFPSKAIHTRPVGKCDEKINKGITFYNKKLREVLHELQSKLPGFTFIHADLYGFLKKMRKIGSYYGILETWKPCCPNTIYGDLECQPSTVPCPNRNTHLFFDQYHPSEIANKEYAWLCFNEKIICKQWGLKLF; from the exons ATGCACGGCAAACCTACCGGGCGAGCAACAAATGGAAAAACTGTGGCTGATTTCCGCGGCAACAAGAGCTTTGCTTTTTTCCTTCTTACTGAAATAACCCTGCGCTTCAAG ACAATGTATGGCCTAGGAGCAAGAAAATTTATCGTGAACAACATTCCCCCAGCAGGTTGCTTTCCATCAAAAGCTATCCACACAAGACCAGTAGGAAAATGTGATGAGAAAATAAACAAAGGGATCACCTTTTACAATAAGAAGTTGCGTGAAGTACTCCATGAGCTCCAATCAAAGCTTCCTGGCTTCACCTTTATACATGCAGATCTCTATGGGTTCCTTAAGAAAATGCGGAAAATTGGAAGTTATTATG GGATATTGGAAACATGGAAACCTTGTTGCCCCAATACCATTTATGGTGATCTCGAATGCCAACCCAGCACTGTTCCCTGTCCTAACAGAAACACTCATCTTTTCTTTGATCAATACCACCCTTCCGAAATCGCAAACAAAGAATATGCATGGCTATGCTTCAATGAGAAGATTATTTGCAAGCAGTGGGGTCTCAAACTGTTCTAG